Proteins co-encoded in one Candidatus Hydrogenedentota bacterium genomic window:
- a CDS encoding response regulator transcription factor: MRVLLIEDYGPLRKSVTQGLREAGFAVDATKDGDEGLAYAEAGDYDAILLDLMLPKMDGLTLLKRLRESGNAVHILVLTAKDTLEDRVTGLNLGADDYLVKPFAFEELLARIHALVRRKYNAKSSTIRIGDLQIDRTAKTVSRAGHPIDLTAHEYSILEILALKAESVVTRSMIWDRIYTFDAEPNSNVIEVFIGNLRKKLERDGLPRLIHTRRGLGYVLREP, translated from the coding sequence ATGAGAGTCTTACTGATCGAGGACTACGGACCGCTGCGCAAGTCCGTGACCCAAGGACTACGCGAGGCCGGGTTCGCCGTCGATGCCACCAAGGACGGCGACGAGGGCCTCGCGTATGCCGAAGCGGGCGACTATGACGCGATCCTCCTCGACCTTATGCTGCCTAAAATGGATGGTTTGACCTTGCTCAAACGGCTCCGAGAGAGCGGCAACGCAGTTCACATCCTTGTTCTGACGGCGAAAGACACTCTCGAGGATCGCGTAACGGGACTGAACCTGGGCGCGGACGACTATCTCGTGAAGCCGTTTGCGTTCGAAGAGTTGCTCGCGCGCATTCACGCGCTCGTGCGGCGGAAGTACAACGCCAAATCGTCAACAATACGCATCGGCGACTTGCAGATCGATCGGACCGCGAAGACCGTATCGCGCGCGGGACACCCAATCGATCTGACCGCGCACGAATACTCCATCCTCGAAATCCTCGCGCTGAAGGCCGAAAGCGTCGTCACGCGTTCCATGATTTGGGACCGCATCTATACCTTCGATGCCGAGCCGAACAGCAACGTAATCGAAGTGTTCATCGGCAATTTGCGAAAGAAACTCGAACGCGATGGGTTGCCGCGGCTCATTCATACGCGCCGCGGTCTCGGTTACGTGCTTCGGGAGCCGTAG
- a CDS encoding Gfo/Idh/MocA family oxidoreductase, with translation MGHSDRRAFLKYSTCTAAAALAGPFIAASRASANDRIRAAVVGVRGRGVDHMSSLNRLGKANVELVAICDCYENTVNERAGQFEKQFGKKLRTCIDMRDIFADKDIDVVTFAIPNHWHALATIWACEAGKDVYIEKPAAHTIEEGRRMVETARKHKRIVQVGTQCRSSANIAEGIRKLHEGVIGEVYMARGIAFKLRDTMGHPKDIPVPESLDWDLWLGPAADRPYADIWYYQWNNFWDFGDGQIGNQGVHQIDVMRWGLKLDSHASMVQSMGGALVHDEYRETPNMQSASWTFDGRKTFAQFEVRQWYTTTEAGMGDEYPFVDGESVVGVTFFGSDGFMIIPDYSSYHTFMGAKRTPGPSNSDPKNPMGDLPHFENFINAVRSRKHEDLNADIEEGHLGAAMFHLANIAYRTGKTLRFDPKTERFTDDDANRLLGRTYRPPYTIH, from the coding sequence ATGGGACACAGTGACCGCAGGGCATTCTTGAAGTATTCGACGTGTACGGCCGCCGCCGCGCTGGCGGGACCGTTTATCGCGGCGTCGCGCGCGAGCGCAAACGACCGGATTCGCGCAGCAGTCGTGGGTGTCAGGGGGCGCGGCGTGGACCACATGTCCAGTCTCAACCGGCTGGGCAAGGCCAACGTAGAGTTGGTGGCTATCTGCGACTGTTACGAGAATACGGTGAACGAACGCGCCGGGCAATTCGAAAAACAGTTCGGCAAGAAGTTGCGGACGTGCATCGACATGCGGGACATCTTCGCCGATAAGGACATCGACGTCGTCACGTTCGCCATACCGAACCACTGGCACGCTCTCGCGACCATCTGGGCATGCGAAGCGGGCAAGGACGTCTACATCGAGAAACCCGCGGCCCATACCATCGAAGAAGGCCGCAGAATGGTCGAGACCGCGCGTAAACACAAACGCATTGTTCAAGTCGGCACACAATGCCGCAGCAGCGCGAACATTGCCGAGGGAATCCGTAAACTCCACGAGGGCGTCATCGGCGAGGTGTACATGGCGCGGGGCATCGCCTTCAAGCTGCGCGACACCATGGGGCACCCGAAGGATATACCGGTCCCGGAAAGTCTTGACTGGGACCTGTGGCTCGGTCCGGCCGCAGACCGCCCCTACGCCGACATCTGGTACTACCAATGGAACAACTTTTGGGATTTCGGCGACGGACAGATCGGGAACCAGGGCGTACATCAGATTGACGTGATGCGCTGGGGCCTCAAGCTCGATTCACACGCGTCGATGGTGCAGTCGATGGGCGGCGCACTGGTCCACGACGAATACCGCGAGACGCCAAACATGCAGAGCGCATCGTGGACGTTTGACGGGCGCAAGACTTTCGCCCAGTTCGAGGTCCGGCAGTGGTACACAACGACCGAGGCCGGCATGGGCGACGAGTATCCTTTCGTCGACGGCGAAAGCGTCGTCGGCGTGACTTTTTTCGGCAGCGATGGCTTCATGATCATTCCCGACTACAGCAGTTACCACACGTTCATGGGCGCGAAACGCACGCCGGGCCCGTCGAACTCCGATCCCAAGAATCCAATGGGCGACCTCCCCCACTTCGAGAACTTCATCAACGCAGTCCGCAGCCGCAAGCACGAGGACCTGAACGCCGACATCGAAGAGGGCCATCTTGGCGCTGCGATGTTCCACCTTGCGAATATCGCGTATCGCACGGGCAAGACGCTGCGCTTCGATCCCAAGACCGAACGCTTCACGGACGACGATGCGAACAGACTACTGGGTCGGACATACAGACCACCGTACACAATTCACTGA
- a CDS encoding 9-O-acetylesterase, giving the protein MRRFVLSVIAVAISGCHTLGQRPDSTLALPALFSDGMVLQQGKPVAIWGKAAPGTRVRVSMEGRRSKAMANEAGRWQLYLESLDAGGPYALEVRAGRTRKVIRDVLVGEVWLCSGQSNMAMSMQPGPRAVLNVEQELAAANYPTIRLFDVPRTTKFAPQDDCPGAAWQVCTPETVKAFSAVGYFFGRDTQRELNVPIGLINASRGASPAEAWTSKSALRALADWGPVIDLMPKLIAASAASGQEFEQKSGQWFADLDSLDLGYADGKAIWADPEFDARDWSTLTTPGVWEDQGFPNLDGFAWYRKEIELPESWAKHPLRLHLTGLNDSDRTWFNGEVIGQGEGAGNRHEYAVPAHLVRAGRNVIAVRVYDMGNVGGFVGAATDLHLDLEGAPASDSVSLAGDWRFKPGMDLATAPAKPVPPVYVETNHRLPSVLFNGMIAPLVPYGLRGVLWYQGESNASRARQYRTLFPALINDWRAAFRQGDLPFLFVQLASYGAQTSDANAQSPFAELRDAQAHASHAPNTGMAVTIDIGDAENIHPRNKQDVGKRLALLALKQVYAQNVAANGPSIRDASVTGSVVHVRFDHTDGGLSTSDGAPPRGFAVAGIDNIFHWADARIENNLVVLTCAHVAEPRYVRYAWADNPDCNLRNAAGLPCAPFQIEVK; this is encoded by the coding sequence ATGCGACGATTCGTCCTTTCAGTGATTGCTGTCGCGATTTCCGGCTGCCACACGCTTGGCCAACGGCCCGATTCAACACTTGCGCTTCCCGCCCTGTTCTCCGATGGCATGGTCTTGCAGCAGGGCAAGCCCGTGGCGATCTGGGGCAAGGCCGCGCCGGGCACGCGCGTGCGCGTCAGCATGGAAGGCAGACGCTCAAAAGCAATGGCGAACGAGGCGGGCCGCTGGCAGCTCTACCTCGAGTCGCTCGACGCGGGCGGCCCCTACGCACTCGAGGTACGCGCGGGCCGCACGCGCAAAGTCATTCGGGACGTACTCGTGGGCGAAGTGTGGCTATGCTCCGGCCAATCGAATATGGCGATGTCCATGCAGCCGGGGCCGCGCGCGGTGCTCAACGTGGAACAGGAACTCGCCGCGGCCAACTATCCCACGATTCGGTTGTTCGACGTGCCGCGCACAACGAAATTCGCACCGCAGGACGATTGCCCCGGCGCAGCGTGGCAGGTATGCACGCCGGAGACTGTGAAAGCGTTTTCGGCCGTCGGCTATTTCTTTGGACGCGACACGCAGCGCGAACTTAATGTACCAATTGGTCTCATCAATGCGTCGCGCGGCGCTTCGCCCGCCGAGGCGTGGACGAGCAAATCCGCGCTTCGCGCGCTGGCCGATTGGGGGCCGGTGATCGATCTCATGCCCAAGCTCATTGCGGCGTCGGCAGCCAGTGGACAGGAATTCGAGCAGAAGTCCGGGCAGTGGTTTGCCGATTTGGATTCGCTCGATCTCGGGTACGCCGACGGCAAGGCAATTTGGGCCGATCCGGAATTCGATGCGCGCGACTGGTCCACCCTTACTACTCCGGGCGTCTGGGAGGACCAAGGATTTCCGAACCTCGACGGCTTCGCGTGGTACCGCAAGGAGATCGAGCTACCCGAATCTTGGGCGAAGCACCCGCTCCGTTTGCACCTCACAGGCCTCAACGATTCCGACCGGACGTGGTTCAACGGCGAAGTAATCGGACAAGGCGAAGGCGCCGGTAATCGCCACGAGTATGCGGTGCCGGCCCATCTCGTGCGCGCGGGCCGGAACGTGATCGCGGTCCGCGTGTACGACATGGGCAATGTTGGAGGGTTCGTCGGCGCTGCAACCGATCTGCACCTCGACCTCGAAGGGGCGCCTGCGTCCGATTCCGTCTCCCTTGCGGGAGACTGGAGATTCAAACCGGGCATGGACCTCGCCACCGCTCCGGCGAAGCCCGTGCCGCCCGTCTACGTCGAGACGAACCACCGCCTTCCAAGCGTATTGTTCAACGGTATGATCGCGCCGCTCGTGCCGTACGGCCTGCGCGGCGTCCTGTGGTACCAGGGCGAAAGCAACGCGAGCCGCGCACGTCAATACCGCACGTTGTTTCCGGCGCTGATCAACGATTGGCGCGCGGCGTTTCGCCAGGGCGATCTGCCGTTTCTGTTCGTGCAACTCGCGAGTTACGGGGCGCAAACTTCCGATGCGAATGCGCAGTCGCCGTTCGCCGAACTGCGCGACGCGCAGGCCCATGCGTCGCATGCGCCGAACACCGGCATGGCCGTGACCATCGACATCGGCGACGCCGAAAACATTCATCCGCGCAACAAACAGGACGTTGGGAAACGCCTCGCGCTGCTTGCGCTGAAACAGGTCTACGCGCAAAACGTCGCGGCGAACGGCCCGTCGATTCGGGATGCGTCCGTAACCGGAAGCGTTGTGCACGTCCGGTTCGATCACACCGACGGCGGCCTAAGCACATCGGATGGCGCGCCCCCGCGCGGTTTTGCAGTGGCGGGAATCGACAACATCTTCCACTGGGCCGACGCGCGGATCGAAAACAACCTCGTCGTTCTAACGTGCGCGCACGTGGCCGAACCGCGCTACGTGCGCTACGCTTGGGCGGACAACCCGGACTGCAATCTCCGCAACGCCGCCGGGCTTCCCTGCGCGCCGTTCCAAATCGAAGTGAAATAG
- a CDS encoding DUF1569 domain-containing protein: MPSMFDADTRNNLLRRIRNLTPDAPRAWGRMTAPEMIAHLTDQMHHTLGDATAAPIRDFRRWPGIKYLAIHVVPWPKGRVIGPPEAFVTKPADWHNDVEMLIALVERFGALDPNGKWADHAIFGAMTGRDWGVFCHKHFDHHLRQFGQ; this comes from the coding sequence ATGCCAAGCATGTTTGACGCAGACACCCGTAACAATCTTCTTCGGCGCATTCGGAATCTAACGCCGGACGCGCCGCGCGCGTGGGGCCGCATGACCGCGCCGGAAATGATCGCGCATCTGACTGACCAGATGCACCACACGCTCGGCGATGCGACCGCCGCGCCCATTCGCGATTTCCGGCGTTGGCCGGGGATTAAGTATCTGGCGATTCACGTTGTCCCTTGGCCGAAAGGCCGCGTCATCGGTCCGCCGGAAGCGTTTGTGACGAAACCGGCGGACTGGCACAACGACGTCGAGATGCTCATTGCTTTGGTCGAGCGATTTGGGGCGCTCGACCCCAACGGCAAGTGGGCCGACCATGCGATTTTCGGCGCGATGACCGGGCGCGACTGGGGCGTGTTCTGCCACAAGCATTTCGATCACCACCTGCGCCAGTTCGGACAGTAG
- a CDS encoding YceI family protein, which translates to MFRSMLSAILVFAFLFGAVSAFAADTYEIDAVHSNYLFRVKHLGVSYTYGRFNESSGKFTIDSADSSKNSIEIEVKTDSIDTANAGRDKHLKGPDFFNTVEFPTMTFKSTSFKKKDDGKYDVTGDLTIHGVTKSVTASAEFVGSGKGMKGEQRAGWDATLVINRADFGMNYMPDGIGTEVTLTIAIEGIKK; encoded by the coding sequence ATGTTTCGCTCAATGCTTTCGGCCATCCTGGTTTTCGCATTCTTGTTCGGCGCCGTGTCCGCGTTTGCGGCCGACACGTACGAGATCGATGCCGTCCACTCGAACTACCTGTTTCGCGTCAAGCACCTTGGCGTGAGCTACACCTACGGGCGATTCAACGAGAGCTCCGGAAAGTTCACGATCGATTCTGCCGACTCTTCAAAGAATTCCATCGAGATCGAAGTGAAGACCGACAGTATCGACACCGCAAATGCAGGCCGCGACAAGCACCTCAAAGGGCCGGACTTTTTCAATACTGTCGAGTTTCCGACAATGACGTTCAAGAGCACGTCGTTCAAGAAAAAGGACGACGGCAAATACGACGTTACCGGCGATCTCACGATCCACGGCGTAACGAAATCGGTTACTGCGAGCGCCGAGTTCGTCGGCTCCGGCAAGGGCATGAAGGGTGAACAACGCGCGGGCTGGGACGCAACGCTCGTGATCAACCGCGCGGATTTCGGTATGAACTACATGCCGGACGGCATCGGCACGGAAGTCACCCTGACCATCGCGATCGAAGGCATAAAGAAGTAG
- a CDS encoding phytanoyl-CoA dioxygenase family protein, producing the protein MQTKTYTSLGHEIPEHRFGMLTERTNLVNDGASLRAALDADGYLLLRDVLHKDEVLAAREEVFSRLVEVGEILTPAIDGMPTGTSRREEMYPDLGVFWRSVCEGPAIRRVTHAGPMLDIMGRILDGPVRPFDFLWLRAMAPGRASAFHFDHVYMNKGTDRLYTVWTALGDAPLEDGPMLLVEGSHRWDDLIADYRGMDVDKDKSRPGHVTMDPVALADERDCRLLSTNFRAGDILIVTMFMLHGSLDNCSPSGRVRLSCDTRYQRADEPIDPRWIGSPPIGHGGSYGGVGGARPLTAELIRR; encoded by the coding sequence ATGCAGACGAAAACCTATACGTCCCTTGGCCACGAGATTCCGGAGCATCGCTTCGGCATGTTAACCGAGCGTACGAACCTCGTGAACGACGGCGCGTCGTTGCGCGCCGCGCTCGACGCCGACGGTTACCTCCTTCTGCGCGACGTGCTCCACAAGGACGAAGTGCTGGCAGCGCGCGAAGAGGTGTTTTCACGGTTGGTCGAAGTCGGCGAAATCCTTACGCCCGCAATTGACGGCATGCCGACGGGCACGAGCCGGCGCGAGGAGATGTATCCCGACCTGGGCGTGTTCTGGCGGTCCGTATGCGAAGGCCCCGCGATTCGGCGCGTCACGCACGCAGGCCCGATGCTCGATATCATGGGCCGCATTCTCGACGGGCCCGTGCGCCCGTTCGACTTCCTGTGGCTGCGTGCGATGGCGCCGGGCCGCGCGTCGGCATTCCACTTCGATCACGTGTACATGAACAAGGGCACTGATCGTCTGTACACCGTGTGGACCGCGCTCGGCGACGCGCCGCTGGAAGACGGGCCGATGTTGTTGGTCGAGGGATCGCACCGTTGGGACGATCTCATCGCGGACTATCGCGGAATGGACGTCGACAAGGACAAGAGCCGCCCCGGCCACGTCACGATGGATCCCGTTGCGCTGGCGGACGAACGCGATTGCAGGCTGCTTTCGACCAATTTCCGCGCAGGCGACATCCTCATCGTCACGATGTTCATGCTGCACGGCTCGCTCGACAACTGTTCGCCGTCGGGCCGTGTGCGCCTCTCATGCGACACGCGGTACCAACGCGCGGACGAGCCAATCGATCCGCGTTGGATAGGCAGTCCGCCGATCGGCCACGGCGGCAGCTATGGCGGCGTCGGCGGCGCGCGTCCACTTACCGCGGAGTTGATTCGCCGCTAA
- a CDS encoding SDR family NAD(P)-dependent oxidoreductase, with protein MKVIVTGASKGIGKGIASFLAMDGFEVGLIARSRDLLEDVRQSIEEQGGACFTAACDLRDPDSTTLAIAAIVEGLGGVDALVNNAGLVVRKNVFDIAPDEWREMVDTNINGVFHATRAVLPYFKTQGHGHIVNISSISGKVPLPGGSGYAATKFAVTGFSQSLFHELREFGIKVTTVYPGSVDSESHRHDPTEDHSWKLTPAEVGAAIRDVLRTAPGTVISEVEIRPLRKP; from the coding sequence ATGAAGGTCATCGTCACCGGCGCGAGCAAGGGGATCGGCAAAGGCATCGCGTCGTTCCTCGCGATGGATGGGTTTGAAGTCGGACTCATCGCGCGCTCGCGTGACCTGCTCGAGGACGTCCGCCAAAGCATCGAAGAACAAGGCGGCGCCTGTTTCACGGCGGCCTGCGATTTGCGCGACCCGGATAGCACGACGCTTGCGATCGCCGCGATCGTGGAAGGCCTGGGAGGGGTCGATGCGCTGGTGAACAACGCAGGCCTCGTCGTACGCAAGAACGTGTTTGACATCGCACCTGACGAATGGCGCGAAATGGTGGACACCAACATCAACGGCGTGTTCCACGCGACGCGCGCGGTCCTCCCCTACTTCAAAACGCAGGGCCACGGCCACATCGTGAATATTTCGTCCATCTCCGGCAAAGTTCCATTGCCTGGAGGCAGCGGATACGCCGCGACAAAATTCGCCGTGACGGGGTTTTCGCAATCGTTATTCCACGAACTCCGTGAGTTCGGAATCAAAGTGACTACGGTCTATCCCGGGTCGGTGGACTCCGAGTCCCACCGCCACGATCCCACGGAAGACCACTCGTGGAAACTAACGCCGGCGGAAGTCGGCGCGGCCATTCGCGACGTGCTTCGGACGGCGCCCGGAACGGTCATTAGCGAAGTCGAAATCCGCCCCCTGCGGAAGCCGTAA
- a CDS encoding response regulator produces MIDADVQATAERARPRGRILLIDDNESFRASVRAILEHAGYDVDEAGDGREALHKYSERPADLIITDMVMPGMNGMETMLEVWRDYPQARFIAMSGSVHAFNTEFNLECAREFGALHTFTKPIEREPFLSAVAQALGNGRESPDAAIGAGPS; encoded by the coding sequence GTGATAGATGCAGACGTACAGGCAACCGCGGAACGCGCGCGCCCGCGGGGGCGAATTCTACTGATCGATGACAATGAATCCTTCCGCGCGTCCGTTCGCGCCATCCTCGAACATGCCGGGTATGACGTGGACGAAGCGGGCGACGGCCGCGAAGCGTTGCACAAATACTCCGAGCGGCCGGCGGACCTCATCATCACCGATATGGTGATGCCGGGAATGAACGGCATGGAGACCATGCTCGAAGTGTGGCGCGACTATCCTCAGGCCCGGTTCATCGCGATGTCCGGCAGCGTGCACGCGTTCAACACCGAGTTCAATCTCGAGTGCGCGCGCGAATTCGGCGCGTTGCACACCTTCACCAAGCCGATCGAGCGCGAGCCGTTCCTGAGCGCGGTCGCGCAGGCGCTGGGCAACGGCCGGGAGTCCCCCGACGCGGCAATAGGCGCGGGCCCTTCGTAG
- a CDS encoding HEPN domain-containing protein, with protein MTDGDKRELAALHWSRARETFYDACLVLEGGGSGRSVVNRAYYASLYAVSALLEVETLAARSHARAITLFDVAFVKTGRIEKQVSKSLHALFEKRLEDDYTQLGSVSKEEAADAIAMARIVLDAIHATLSGSVKDLPELGDGTAPAGGEFRGG; from the coding sequence TTGACGGATGGGGACAAACGCGAGCTCGCGGCATTGCATTGGTCGCGGGCGCGCGAGACGTTTTACGATGCGTGTCTCGTTCTGGAGGGAGGGGGAAGCGGCCGTTCCGTCGTCAATCGCGCGTACTACGCATCGCTCTACGCCGTTAGCGCGCTTCTTGAAGTTGAAACATTGGCCGCGCGCAGTCACGCGAGGGCCATTACGCTGTTCGATGTGGCGTTTGTTAAGACGGGCCGGATCGAAAAGCAGGTTTCGAAGAGTTTGCATGCACTGTTCGAGAAGCGATTGGAGGACGATTACACGCAACTCGGATCGGTATCAAAGGAGGAAGCAGCGGACGCGATTGCAATGGCGCGAATCGTACTGGACGCCATTCACGCCACGCTGTCGGGTTCTGTAAAAGACCTTCCCGAATTGGGCGATGGAACGGCGCCAGCCGGTGGGGAGTTCCGAGGGGGGTAA
- a CDS encoding nucleotidyltransferase domain-containing protein, with translation MSSVLLFGSRARGDARSDSDFDVLVIVERVDRDVRQVISDVAWEISLEFEVLLAPVVLTRERLEGPLLSQSGFVRSIEMEGVVI, from the coding sequence GTGTCAAGCGTTCTTCTGTTCGGCTCGCGCGCCCGGGGCGATGCGCGCTCGGACTCGGACTTCGACGTTCTCGTCATCGTGGAGCGCGTGGACCGCGATGTCCGGCAAGTTATATCCGATGTAGCATGGGAAATCAGCCTCGAATTCGAGGTGCTCCTTGCGCCCGTGGTTCTTACCCGTGAGCGACTCGAGGGGCCGCTCTTGTCCCAATCCGGATTCGTGCGCTCAATCGAGATGGAAGGCGTCGTCATTTGA
- a CDS encoding aryl-sulfate sulfotransferase, producing the protein MNRVAYVALFVVILAIAFGLGYLAHRNEWLPLELRDALRARIAPGQPVSARPFKGDAFPLQDRTRNIDAETASTLNAMGYAAGTQPATSQHGVTIHDSSAASNGLNLYTSGHAPEAVLMDMDGVTLHTWRCPLNVAIPGYTPPAHVRDAARESWRRARLLPDGSLLVVFEGMALVKLGKDSHVLWSYTRGCHHDVELTPEGNVLVLTSEERGDILDNGIALLDPDGVEIKHVSLLDCLNASPYASLAQWLPARGDVLHANTLNWLDGAHANANPAFARGNLLISILELNTIAVVDIERQTLPWALTGITKAQHEPTLLPNGNLIVFDNRGAGEQSRVLEIEPNTQSTVWSHPGDVGAPFYSEWCGSVQRLENGNTLITETDNGRAFEVTPDHRIVWEFVNPNQFDEAGVRMVAALFELVRLDSRPIYNWLAQK; encoded by the coding sequence ATGAATCGCGTGGCGTACGTCGCGCTGTTCGTCGTTATTTTGGCGATCGCGTTTGGGCTCGGTTATCTTGCGCACCGCAACGAATGGCTCCCGCTCGAACTGCGCGACGCGCTTCGTGCGCGCATTGCGCCGGGGCAGCCTGTGAGCGCCCGCCCGTTCAAAGGCGACGCGTTCCCGTTGCAGGACAGAACACGGAACATCGACGCAGAGACTGCATCCACGCTTAACGCAATGGGGTATGCAGCGGGCACGCAACCCGCCACGTCCCAGCACGGCGTAACGATTCACGATTCCTCCGCGGCGTCTAACGGTCTGAATCTATACACGTCCGGCCATGCGCCGGAAGCGGTGCTCATGGATATGGATGGCGTGACGCTGCATACGTGGCGCTGTCCTTTGAATGTCGCGATACCCGGATATACGCCGCCTGCGCATGTGCGCGACGCGGCACGCGAATCGTGGCGCCGCGCGCGCCTCCTTCCCGACGGAAGTCTGCTTGTCGTTTTCGAGGGAATGGCGCTCGTGAAGTTGGGCAAAGATTCGCATGTCCTCTGGTCGTACACGCGTGGGTGTCATCACGACGTGGAACTGACACCGGAGGGCAATGTGTTGGTGCTGACAAGCGAAGAACGAGGCGACATCCTCGACAACGGTATTGCGCTACTCGACCCCGATGGCGTGGAGATCAAACACGTATCATTGCTGGATTGTCTTAATGCGTCGCCGTACGCATCGCTTGCGCAGTGGCTCCCCGCGCGTGGCGACGTGCTTCACGCCAACACGTTGAACTGGCTCGATGGCGCGCACGCGAACGCGAACCCCGCCTTCGCCCGAGGCAACCTGCTGATTTCGATTCTGGAATTGAACACGATTGCCGTGGTGGACATCGAGCGGCAGACCTTGCCGTGGGCCTTGACCGGCATCACGAAGGCGCAGCACGAGCCCACCCTCCTGCCAAATGGAAACCTGATCGTATTCGACAATCGTGGCGCGGGCGAACAATCGCGTGTTCTCGAAATCGAACCCAACACCCAGTCGACTGTCTGGTCGCACCCCGGTGACGTAGGCGCGCCGTTCTACTCGGAATGGTGCGGCTCGGTCCAGCGGCTGGAGAACGGCAATACCCTCATTACGGAAACGGACAACGGCCGCGCATTCGAGGTCACCCCGGATCACCGTATCGTCTGGGAGTTTGTCAACCCCAACCAATTCGACGAGGCAGGCGTGCGCATGGTCGCAGCATTGTTCGAATTGGTGAGATTGGATTCGCGGCCAATCTACAACTGGCTTGCACAAAAGTAG
- a CDS encoding dipeptide ABC transporter ATP-binding protein, whose amino-acid sequence MSAHAIAGPLLDVRDLVVHFPIRRGVFSRVAGAVRAVDGVSFQIARGETLSLVGESGSGKTTCGRAILRLIEPTAGKVLFDGISVSSLGRRELRALRRRVQIVFQDPFGSLNPRMTVYSVLAEILKTHKLAPRGKRRDRVMELLDLVGLPPESADRYPHEFSGGQRQRIGIARALAVEPDLIVADEPVSALDVSIQAQILNLMEELQNKLGLTYLFIGHDLSVIRHISDKVAVMYLGRIVEFGSVTDIFERPVHPYTKALLSAAPAPDPDAKHERQILTGDVPSPIRPPSGCHFHPRCPDAQASCKKRLQALHERDAGHSAACHIHAPGDIG is encoded by the coding sequence ATGAGCGCACACGCTATCGCGGGCCCCTTGCTCGATGTGCGCGATCTCGTCGTGCACTTTCCGATACGGAGGGGCGTGTTCTCGCGCGTGGCCGGCGCGGTCCGCGCGGTGGACGGCGTATCGTTTCAGATCGCGCGCGGCGAAACGCTGAGCCTTGTCGGTGAAAGCGGAAGCGGCAAGACGACCTGCGGACGCGCCATATTGCGGCTCATCGAACCGACGGCCGGCAAAGTATTGTTCGACGGCATTTCAGTGTCGTCGCTGGGCCGGCGCGAACTGCGCGCGCTTCGGCGGCGCGTGCAGATCGTTTTTCAAGACCCGTTTGGATCGCTCAACCCGCGCATGACCGTTTACTCCGTCCTTGCCGAAATCCTGAAGACACACAAGCTCGCGCCTCGGGGCAAACGCCGCGATCGCGTCATGGAACTGCTCGATCTCGTTGGCCTGCCGCCGGAAAGTGCGGACCGGTATCCACACGAATTCAGCGGCGGCCAGCGCCAGCGCATCGGGATTGCCCGCGCCCTCGCGGTCGAGCCCGATCTCATCGTCGCCGACGAACCAGTCTCCGCGTTGGACGTTTCGATTCAGGCGCAGATTCTGAACCTGATGGAGGAGCTTCAGAATAAACTCGGCCTGACCTACTTGTTTATCGGCCACGACCTCAGCGTCATTCGCCACATCTCCGACAAAGTCGCAGTGATGTATCTCGGGCGTATCGTTGAGTTCGGCTCCGTCACCGACATCTTTGAGCGCCCTGTACATCCGTACACGAAGGCGCTGCTTTCCGCGGCGCCGGCGCCGGACCCTGACGCGAAACACGAACGTCAAATCTTGACCGGCGACGTGCCGAGCCCCATCCGCCCGCCGAGCGGTTGCCATTTTCACCCGCGCTGTCCCGATGCGCAGGCATCGTGCAAGAAACGCTTGCAGGCGCTGCACGAGCGCGACGCGGGCCACTCCGCCGCGTGTCACATTCACGCCCCCGGGGACATCGGTTAG